From a region of the Daphnia pulicaria isolate SC F1-1A chromosome 1, SC_F0-13Bv2, whole genome shotgun sequence genome:
- the LOC124348847 gene encoding uncharacterized protein LOC124348847, whose product MFLISKKQELLGLVFSLLLTNHIVQTDERKIFPEVEKDEQVIAAGSTLTLDCIQSKSSFLDDIFELRWTTPELHGLLVGWELRFSVKVSRNKTHLTSTMTLKYTRPTDTGLYTCAGAFTEREKRNRFVYVSTHKDLVLMTVNIFNSFTTTGSFLIPFITTHPNVSISVFRQTMEIGAEPQNEFSKVFNSSARTEHSRWSYDPRKGLTLRNPTPWDSSIYYVAGYLPFANGKSVYIKHEEKNLELLSWLFPLDELNFTDVNRVPVILAGN is encoded by the exons atgtttctcATTTCAAAGAAACAGGAGCTGCTGGGACTTGTATTCTCCCTGCTGCTGACCAATCACATCGTCCAAACTGATGAACGGAAAATATTTCCCGAAGTCGAAAAGGACGAACAAGTGATTGCAGCCGGCTCAACCCTAACACTCGATTGCATTCAAAGTAAATCCTCCTTTTTGGATGACATTTTTGAACTCAGATGGACAACCCCCGAATTACACGGGCTTCTAgtg GGATGGGAATTACGCTTTAGCGTCAAAGTTTCCAGGAATAAGACGCACCTCACCTCAACGATGACTCTCAAGTACACCAGACCCACCGACACGGGACTTTACACTTGTGCGGGAGCATTTACGGAACGGGAGAAACGAAACCGATTCGTTTACGTTTCca CCCACAAAGATCTTGTTTTGATGACAGTTAACATATTTAATTCATTCACGACGACGGGATCATTCCTCATCCCGTTCATCACCACCCATCCCAACGTCAGCATTTCAGTTTTTAGGCAAACGATGGAAATAGGAGCGGAACCTCAAAATGAATTCTCCAAG GTATTTAATTCCTCAGCGAGAACTGAACATTCGAGATGGTCGTATGATCCTAGAAAGGGACTGACGTTGAGAAATCCAACTCCCTGGGACTCGTCCATTTATTACGTTGCTGGTTATTTACCCTTTGCCAACGGGAAAAGCGTCTACATAAAACACGAAGAGAAAAATCTAGAACTTCTGAGCTGGTTATTTCCACTGGATGAACTCAACTTTACTGACGTCAACCGCGTCCCTGTAATTTTGGCAGGCAATTGA